Part of the Natrialbaceae archaeon AArc-T1-2 genome, CCCCCGGTCACCACAGAACAGCACGGAGAGCGTCAAGTTTACACCGCCACCTGAACTCTACGAACTCGGCCTCCTCGAGCCGAACTGCGACGTGTTCTGGGGGTTCGATCCGGTTGCACACCTCGCGGTCGTCTCGACGAGCTACGCGCGCGTTCGCGACATCTACGGTGACGACCGGGCGGGAAAAGGCTCGCGAGTCGTCCCGATGAAAATCGAGGAGACGCGTGTGATGACGATCCCGAAGTGTTTGACCCCGTATCTAGAACACGGGACTCCCGTCGACGTCGTCAACATCCGGCGGGACGATCAGTTGGTGTTTTTCGCCTTCGATTCGATGCTCCGGGCCGATCACAATACGTTCTACGTGGGAACGGTGGCGGAATACTACGAGATGCTGGAGAACCCGCTGAACCGGCTCCAGTTCGCTCCGACCGCGTCACCCGAACTCGAGAACACCTACATTCCGGTCGTCTGGGAAGGGAAGAAAACATTGAGCAGACTTCGGCCGGAGGTCGACGACGGGCAAACGGAAGTCTGGGAACTCTTCGTTCCGGAGACAGACGACGGGCTATCCACGACGTTCGATATCCCGGCAGCGGAGGCCGATGCGCTCCTGTTCGGTTACGAACCGGCAACGGAAGTCATCCCCGAGCGGGCGATGAGCCAGCTGTAACCTTCATACGGACCGTTGTCTGTACCGGCACAACCGCGACCGTTCTGCGGTTGCACCGGGACATTGGTACAGCAATCCGTATCACACTACGTCTCCAGCGCTGCCAAGCGAGACGGCGGTGACCGACTATGCCTACCCCTTACGGCCGATCATATCCAGTTGCGTCCCCGCTTCGGCCTCGACTGCCCGCTCGTAGACGACGTGGGCGGCGGCGACGTCCTGGATCGCCAGCCCGGTCGAATCGAAGACCGTGACGCCGGTCTCGTCGGTACGGCCCTCGTGAGTCCCGACGGCGAGTTCGCCGATCTCGGCGTCGATGTCCGCGTCCGTAAGCGTTCCCTCGCTGTAGGGGACGTTGATCTCCCCGGAGTGGGTACACTGCTCGTGGTCGTCGATGACGATGGTCGCCTCGAGCAGGAGGTCGTCCGTGAGTTCGTGTTTGCCCGCGGCGTCGGCTCCCATCGCGTTGATGTGGGTGTGCTCCCCGACGTCCTCGAGGTCGACGATCGGCTCCTCGACTGGCGTCACCGTCGAGCAGACGTCACACTGTCCCGCCTCCGAGACCGATCCCTCGCGGACGTCGAACTCCTCGCCGAAGGTCTCTTCGAACCGTCTGACGTGCTGGCTGATGACGTCGCTGACGACGACCTCCTCGATCGGACGGACGGCGCTGATCGCCTCGAGTTGGGTGTACGACTGAACGCCGGCCCCGACGATCCCGAGGCTGGTGGCGTCCTCGACTGCGAGGTGGTCGGTGGCGACGGCAGCGGCCGCACCCGTTCGTTTCATCGTGAGCTCGGTGCCGTCTATCACCGCCAGCGGGAACGCAGTCTCGGGATCGGAGTAGATCATCGTCCCCATCACGGTCGGCAGATCGTGATCGACAGGGTTGTCCGGGTGAACGTTGACCCACTTCAGCCCCGCGGCGTCCCACTCGCCCGTATCGAGGTAGGCGGGCATCGACCGAAAGTCGCCGTTGTACTGGGGCAGGTCGATGTAGGACTTCGGTGGCATCGTGGCGTCGCCGCGTTCGTAGGCGGCAAACGCCTCCTCGACAGCCCGGACGACCTCGGGCATCCGGGCGTTCTCGTCGACATCGTCGCTGTCCAGCATGACCGTGTGCATGCCCGGAAATTTTTCCAGGGGCATACTTAACTCGGCGGGTGTCCGTCGAGTGACGACACTCGTACCTGATCACCGGTCAGCGTAGTCCAGCGCAGCCAGAACCCGGTTCTCGTCGTCTCTGCATGGACCCTGTCCACGTCCGTCGCGGCCGCTCTCGAGGTGTTCGGCGACGGTGCGGTCGATCGCCGTCGACAGCGGCGTCGACTCCCAGCCGAGCTCCGCGAGCTTCGCCGTCGATACGATGTGGGGGTGATCGCGGTACAGTGGGTAGTCCTCGAGCTCGATACCGCCGGCTGCGAGTTCGCGGGAGCCGGCGTAGACGACCTCGACGTCCGTTTCGAGTGTGTCTGCGAGCCGTTCGATCATCCTCTCCAGCGTGACGATGCGTCGGTCGCCGACGTTGTACGCCTCGCCGGGCTCGCCGCGTTCGGCGACGACGCGAAGCGCACTGGCGACATCTTCGACGTAGACGCGGTGCCAGACGTTCGTCCCGTCACCGGGAACGACGATCCGATCGAAGCGGCGCACCCGATCGACCCAGAAGGCGAACCGTTCGGTGTAGTCGTGTGGGCCGTAGACGATCGGTGGTCGAACGGCCATGGCGTTGACGCCGTCGTCGGCAGCCGCAAAGACCACACGGTCGCCTTCTGCTTTCCGGTTCCCGTAGCTGTCCCGCGAGTCGTTGGTCGCCTGCTCGGCCGTACAGGAGGCAAGCGGCGTCTCGTCTTCCCGCTTGGGGATGTCCTCGCGGCCGTAGGCTGCGCCGCTCGAGACGTAGACGTACGCCTCGCAGTCTTCGAAGACCCGTGTCGCTGCCCGGACGTCTGCCGGATGGTAGGCGACGCAGTCGAAGACCGCATCGGGATCGACCGTGCGTGCGGCCGCCTCGAGGGCGTCGTCGTCCGTTCGATCGCCCTCGACGTGGTCGACGCGGCCGTCCTCGGCGAACGGATTGTCGTGGTTTCCGCGGTTGAACAGCGTTACGTCGTACTCGTGTGCGAGCAGTTCCGCGACGAGGTGGCGACCGATAAACCGCGTGCCGCCGACGACGAGTGCGTCGTCCATGCTCGGTGGTCGTCACTTCGGGGGGAAAACGATGACGGAGGGAAGCGATACGTACGACCGTCTCCACCCAACCGATTGCCACCGTCGTGGACGACCGATATACGGTCCTCGAGCACGACGATCACCTATGCGAGAACTGGATGGCTCTGAGGCGGGTGGACAGTTCGTCAGGTCGGCGCTCGCACTCGCTGCCCTCGAGGACGACCCGGTCCGGATCGAAAACGTCCGCGGAAACCGCTCGACGCCGGGGCTGCGACCTCAACACCTCGCGGCGCTCGAGACGATGGCGTCAGTCTGTGACGCGGACGTCACGGGTGCGGAGGTCGGCGCGGAGGCGATCACGTTCGAGCCCGACCCCGGCTCGATTCCCGGCGGCGAGTACGCGGTCGACATCGGTACCGCGGGCAGTATCACGCTGTTGTTCCAGACACTCGTGCCGCTCGCGACGCGACTCGATACCCCGCTGTCGGTGACGGTCACCGGCGGGACGGACGTGAAGTGGTCGCCACCGCTGGATTACGTCCGATACGTCACACTCCCGCTTCTCGCTCGCTACGGCATCGAGGCCGAGGTCGAACTCGAACGCCGCGGCTTCTACCCCGCCGGCGGCGGCGAGGCGACGCTGCACCTCTCGCCGTCGTCGCTCGCGCCGATCGAACTCGAGGAGCGCGACGAACTCGAGGCCGTCCGGGTGTACTCGACCGAAGCGAACGCCCTCGAGGACAGCGACGTCGCGAAACGGCAGACCGAGGGCGCACTCGAGCGACTTGCGACCGACGAGTACGGCCTCGAGGTTCGCGACCGCGTCGAGACGACGGCCGCAAGCGACTGCCCGGGCTCGGCGCTCGTGGTCGTCATCGAGGGCGGACGAACCCGGGCCGGTTTTACGGCGCTCGGCGAGCGGGGAAAACCCGCCGAACGCGTCGGTGAGGACGTGGCCGACGCCGCGAACCGCTTTCTCGAGGGCGACGCGCCGGTCGATCGACACATGGGCGACCAGCTGCTCGTCTTTCTCGCGCTCGCAGGCGGTCGTCTAACGGTGCCGGCGATCACCGATCACGTCGAGACGAGTCTCGAGTTGCTCGCGTCGTTCGAGTACGACGTCGGCCTCGAGGACGAGACGACGGTCGTCGCTCGCGACCGCCCCGAGTGACAGACGTGTGGGAGAAACGGCGACGCTTATACCCCAGCCTGTTCTTGTTCGAATCATGATCGTGATCCGAACGGTCGCCGTCCGGCTGTCCTGGTCCTCTGGGTGGTCGCCGTGACCGATCTCGTCACCTTCGGCGAGACGATGTTACGCCTCTCCCCGCCGGGGAACGAACGCATCGAGTCGACGAGTGCGTTCGACGTTCACGCTGCCGGCGCAGAGAGCAACGTCGCCGTCGCCGCGAACCGACTCGGCGCGGACGCGACGTGGCTCTCGAAACTCCCCGACTCGCCGCTTGGCCGACGCGTCGTCGGCGAGCTCGAGCAGTACGGCATCGATACGGAAGTCGTCTGGAGTCAGACGGGACGACAGGGCGTCTACTACCTCGAGACCGGCACCAGCCCCCGCGGGACGACTGTCATCTACGATCGCGAGGACGCTGCAGTCACGACGGCCGAGCCGACGGAGTTCGACGCCGGCCTGATCAAAGACGCCGGGATCTTCTTCACCTCGGGGATTACGCCCGCCCTCTCTGAGACGCTCCGGGAGACGACGCTCACGATGCTGAAAACGGCCCGGAACGCGGGGACGACGACGGCGATGGACGTCAACTATCGGGAGAAACTTTGGTCGCCCGCGAAAGCCAGAGAGACGCTGACGACGCTGTTTCCCGGCCTCGACGTTCTCGTCATCGCCGCGCGGGATGCGGAGACGATTCTCGAGTACGAGGGCGATCCGCGACAGCTCGCCCACCAGCTGGGATCGCAGTACGATCTCGAGACGGTGATCGTCACCCAGGGCGAACGCGGCGCACTCGCCTGGCACGACAACGTCGTTCACGACCAGGACGCCTACGAGGCGGAGACGGTCAACCCGGTCGGCTCAGGCGACGCCTTCACCGGCGCGTTTCTGGCCCGTCGACTCGCCGGTGACGACGTCGGACGCGCACTCGAGTACGGAGCCGCGACGGCGGCACTCAAGCGAACGCTTCCGGGCGACGTCGCGCTCGTCACGGCGTCTGACGTCGAGAATATCCTCTCGGAACGGAACGTGCTGATCGATCGGTGAGGCCATCGCCTTCCCCGTGCCGTTCGCGTCGGCCGGTACCGAATCAGTAAAGGCAAGCGGGGTCTTCGTCGGGCATATGACGACGACGCTCGGAACGGCGAGCGCAGCCCCGGGGGAACGCGATACGGGGCGGCTCGAGGTCGGCGAGACCCGCGACGGCAGCCCGATCGGGCTTCCCGTCGCCGTGATCAACGGCACGAAGCCGGGGAAGACCCTCTACGTGCAGGCGGTAAGCGACGGCGACGAACTGAACGGTCTCGGCGTCGTCCGACGATTCGTCCCCCAGATCGACCCCGCCGAACTCGCGGGAACGATCCTCGTCGTAGGGATCGTCAACTACCACGCCTTCCAGGTCGCCGAACACCGGAACCCGATCGACGACACGAAGATGAACCGCGCCTACCCCGGCGACGAGAGCGGGACCTCGAGCGAACGCATCGCGGCTGTGACGTTCGACGTGGCGACGCGAGCGGATCTCGCGCTCGATCTCCACCAGGCCTCGACGAGCCGGATGATAAACGAGGCCCGCGTCCGCTGTGGCACGCGCCACCGGCTGCACGACCGGTGTCTCGAACTCGCGAAGGTCTTCGGCTGTGGACACGTCCTCGACCAGAAGGGACCGGACGGCCAACTCGCCCGGGCCGCCCCGGACGAGGGGATCCCGACGATCGATCCCGAACTCGGCGGCTGCGTCGGCTGGGACGAACGGAGCATCCGCATCGGCGTCCAGGGCGTGTTCAACGTACTCACGTACTACGGTTTCCTCGAGGGCGAACTCGACCCCGAGCCCCAGACCCGAGCCTCCGGCTTCGAGCAGTACGGTGCGCCGGCGGGTGGGCTCGTCACCTTGCACAAAGACCTCGGTGACGAGGTCAGCGCCGGCGAAGCTCTCTTCGAGGTGACGACGCCGTTTGGTGATCCGAAGACGACGGTGACGGCGGACAGCGACGGTATCCTCTGGCGATCGCGTCGATTACCCCAGGTCGCGACTGGCGAGTACGTCTGCTCGGTCGGGACCAACGTCGACACCATCTAGGATGGCCACCGATCTGTACTGTCCCGCCTGTGAGACGACGTACGACGCGGGGGCGGACGAACCCTGGCGGTGTGGCTGTGGTCACGCCCTCGAGTTCGCTGACCGGCCCCTCCCGAGTGGGACGCCGCGTCCGCTCTCACGACTCGATACGAGCGCCGGCCTGTGGACGTTCTTCGAGTTCATTCCGATCGAGCCACACGTCACGTACAACGAGGGCTTTACGCCGCTTGTCGACGCACCCGAGTGGAACGCCGCGTTCAAACTCGAGTACGTCTTCCCGACGGGGTCGTTCAAGGACCGCGGGGCGACGACGACGCTCTCACGGGCCGTCTCCCTCGGCGTCGAGACGGTCATCGAGGACTCTTCGGGCAACGCCGGCTCGTCGATCGCGACCTACGCCGCCCGGGCGGGGCTCGACGCCGAGATCTACGTGCCGGCGGACGTCTCCCAGTCGAAACTGGTGACGATCCAGCGTGCTGGCGCACGTCCGGTCCGGATCGAGGGAAGTCGAGCGGACGTCACGGCGGCCTGTCTCGAGGCGGTCGAGGGCGATGGGGACGGAGATACCGCCCCTCCACGACAGTCCGGCGAGGGCTGGTACGCGAGCCACGCCTGGAACCCCGCGTTCTACGCCGGGACGATGACGTTCGCTCTCGAGGTCGCCGCCCAACGCGGTTGGACCGTCCCCGACGCCGTCGTGTTGCCGATCGGTCACGGTACGCTCTTTCTCGGGGCCTACCGCGGCTTCTCGCTTTTGAACGAGGCTGGGATCGTCTCCGAGATGCCCCGACTGCTCGGGGCACAGGCCGCCGGCTACGCTCCCATCGCCGACGAGTACGGCGGTACGGTCGACGACGTACCGTCCGATCTCGACTCCGCTACCGACGTCGGGTTCGGACTCTCGAAACGCGACGACGAACCCACGGTCAACGACCTCGCAGACGGCATTCAGATCCGCGATCCCGCTCGCGAGGCGCAGATCCACGAGGCGATCGACGCGACCGACGGCGACGCCGTCGCGCTTGGAGAGGACCGTCTCGAGACCGAACTCGATCGACTCCACCGCAACGGTTTCTACGTCGAGCCGACCTGTGCGGTCGCACCCGCCGCGCTCAGGGCCTATCGCGAACGGGGAGCGCTCGCCGAAGACGACGACGTCGTCGTCCCGCTGACCGGCAGTGGACTGAAGACCCTCTAGTCGGGCCGTCCCCGGACGAGCGTCACCGTGATCGACGATCGTCGCGTCACCGTCTCCGCGACCGTCCCGGTTACGAGCCGGGCGGCCAGCGAGCGCCCGTGTCCACCCATGACGATCTGATCGCACTCGGCCTCGAGGGCGTACTCGACGATCTCGCTCTTTGGATCGCCGTAGATGCTCGCCGTCTCGACCGATCGACCCTGCTCGTCGGCGATGGTCTCCGCCGAGGCGAGGATCTCGTCTGCGCGTTCGTCGAACTCGTCGCGGATCGACTCGAGGTAAGTGCCACCGACCTCGTCGTGGCCCGTCTCGAACGGCAGGTCGACGACGTGGACGACCGCAATCGTGGCGTCGGGAAACGCCTCGAGGGCGTACTCGAGTGCGGCATCCGCCTGTTCGGAGCCGTCGACCGGGACGAGGATCCGTCCGGGCAGGTCCCGCTGTGTGAGATCGGCCGGCGGCTCGGAGACGACGCTCGTCGAGACGGGCGCACGCCGGACGACGGCCTCGCTGACGTGGCCGAGAAACGGCCGCGTGATCGGCGACTCGCCGTGGCTCCCCATGACGACGTGGTCGACGTCTTCGGCGACGACGTGTTCTAAGATCTCGGTCTGGGGCGAGCCCGTTCTGACCGCAGTCTCGAGCTCGTGGCCGCGGTCGTCGGCTCGCGTCCGTGCCCGATCCAGGATCCGATCGGCGGCCGCTTGTGCCCGATCCTCGATCGATTCGCGCTCGCCGACGCTCGCGTAGTTGTCGTAGCCGGGATCGACGACGTACAACGCGGTGATCGTCGCGTCCGGAAACGACGCGAAACAGTACTCGAGGCCGGCTATGGCCTGCTCGGAACCGTCGATGGGAACGAGAACGTTCGATGGCATCGTGTCGTGTGTCTCCGTCTCCGGCAGCTGTGTGCCGGTTCGATCGCAGTTCGGCGAGCGTATCAATAAAAGAACCGCCGAATCCGAACTCGCCGTCGCTGGCTTCCGGACCGAGACGACCGGATCGGTCGATTCATAGCCGACGACGACACTCTCTCGATCACGATATATAATCAAAATCGGAACAGCAAGCTATACCAGTCCGGCCATCGAATCGGCACACGATGCCCACGGTAGAATACCTCAACTACGAAGTGCTAGACGACCAGGGCTGGGAGATGGACGACGACGACCTCTTCGAGAAGGCTGCCGACGCCGGCCTCGGCGATGAGGATTACGGCACCCTCGATGTCGCCGAAGGCGAGTACATCCTCGAGGCCGCCGAGGCTCAGGGCTATGACTGGCCGTTCTCGTGTCGTGCCGGCGCGTGTGCGAACTGTGCATCCATCGTGAAAGAAGGTGAGATCGAGATGGACATGCAACAGATCCTCTCGGACGAGGAAGTCGAGGAACGACAGGTTCGACTGACCTGTATCGGCCACCCCGTCGCCGACGAGGTCAAGATCGTCTACAACGCGAAACACCTCGACTACCTCCAGAACCGCGTCATCTAGACGCCGGCAGAACGACCCGATTTGACACGACCCCACATTGGGGAACCGTTTTTGACGGCACTCACGTAGCCGCGTCTCCACCGAGCGTTTGCACTCGCGTTCGAATTCTTAGTAGACGCGACACTCCAAGCACTGGATTCGATTCGAGGTGTCGTCAGCCCGAGTACGTGACAAGCGAGTCGGCTTCCGTGGCCAGCTCGGTCGCACCCTCTCCGAAGGAGTCGGCGTACCGAACGAGCAACACGAGTACAGTCTCGGGACGTTCGACCGCGTAGCCGTCCTCTCGCGAGAGCAGCCCCGCCTCCTCGAGTTCGCCTGCGTACTTGCTCACGGTCGGGGCCGAGACCTCGAGGGCATCGGCGAGCTCGCCCGCAGTCGCGTCCGGATCCCGGAGGAGTTCGACCAGCATCCCCCGCGGCGTTTCCCGCCGGAGGTAGCCGAGTGCCGTCTTCTCGAAGTCGTCGAAGCGACCGGCGGGGACGAACCGCTTGTAATCGCCGTCGCTGTAGCGTTCGACGGCACCACGCTCCTCGAGCTGGCGGATGTGATGTTGGGTCTCGCCGGTCCCGAGCTGGAGGTCGTCTCTGACCTTCGAGAAGTGTGCACCGGGCGTCGTCGAGAGGTAGCCGACGATGGCGTCTCGAGCGTCGCTGTCGCCCGTCTCGGCCGTGGCCGACTCCGAGAAGCCGACGAGGGGTGCAACGGCACCGAGGGCGGCGAATCGGCGCAACGTCGCCCGTTTTTCCTCGTCGACGCCGTCGTTCGTTTCCATGCGTTACCTACGGACCGAAACGCGACGAGGCCTAAAACGCGTTTCGCTCCGTCTCGTTCTCCGAACCGTGAGTGTCTGGTCGTTCTAGGTGTTCTTCGTCGACTCGTTCCCGCCGTCGCTTTTGAACTCCTGGTCCATCTCCTCGATGACCTCGTCGGGGTCGGAGATGTCTTTCGGATCGCGTCCCTCCTTGATCGCCTGTGCCTGCTGTTCCATCTCCTCGAGGTTCATCTCGGCTTCTTCGTCGATTTCGCCGATGATCTCGGCGATGTCGTCTAAGCCGATCAGTTCGCGAGTCTCATCGTCGAACTCGAGGCTCTCGAGCTGGTCGCCGTCTTCTTTGACGTCGCTGCCGGTGAGGTGTTTGCCGTACCGGCCGACCAGCGAGGACAGCTCCTGTGGCAGGACGAACGTCGTCGATTCGCCCTTGCCGATCTCCTCGAGCGTTTCCATCCCCTTGTCGATGACGGCGCGTTCGCCCATCGATTCGGCGGAGCGAGCACGCAGCACGGTCGAGATGGAATCACCCTGGGCTTCTAAGATCTGGCTCTGTTTCTCACCCTGGGCGCGGATGATCTGACTCTGTTTGTCACCTTCGGCTTTCTCGATTTCGCTGCGTCGTTCACCCTGTGCCTCGAGAATCATGGCACGCCGTTTGCGCTCGGCGGAGGTCTGTTGTTCCATCGCCTGCTGGACGTCCCGCGAGGGGTTGACCTCCCGGACCTCGACCGACTCGACGCGGATCCCCCACTCGTCTGTCGGCTCGTCGAGTTCCTTGCGGATCTTGGCGTTGATCTCCTGGCGTTTGTTGAGCGTATCGTCGAGTTCCATATCACCCAACACGGCACGCAGCGTCGTCTGGGCGAGGTTCGAGACGGCGCGTTTGTAGTCGTCGACCTCCAGAAACGCCTTCTTCGGATCCATCACCTTGATGTAGACGACGGCGTCGGCGGTCACCGGCGAGTTGTCCCGCGTGATCGCTTCCTGTCGGGGGACGTCTAACGTCTGGGTCCGCATGTCGAAGCGGTACGTCTTCGAGACGAACGGCGGCACGAAGCTGATCCCCGGCTCGAGCATCTTCCGGTACTCGCCGAGCACCGTCAACGCGCGCTTCTCGTAGGCGTCAACGATCTCGATGGCGCTGAACAACGCGGCGAGCACCACGATGAGAACCAACGCACCGATGAGCAACCCGATCGTTCCGGCGTCGGCTTGCAGTACGATAGTTTCGAGGGCCATACTGTGGCTTACGGCGGTGAGGTGAAAAACGTTCCCGTGGGTTCCAGACAGGTATTCTCTCGTGACGGCAGGTCGGCCGTCACGTTCGTTCCGATTCAGTTTCGGTCGTGCGATCGTCGTCGGTCGAGTCCGTGCGTTCTTGGCCCGTCTCCGTCGACCGCTCCTCGTCCGTCTCTCCTGTCGTCTCCCGAGCGAGCGCGCGATCGATCTCGTCTTCCTCGAGCGCGCCGAAGGGAACGACGGTGAGGACGTTTCCGCCGCCGGGGTCGAGGACGATCACCTCGGTTTCTTCCTCGATCTCGCCGACGTCGGCGGTCGTCCGCGCGCTGTAGTACGGGTTGAAGCCGCCGTCGTCGAGCTTTATCTCGCCGCTTCGAGGCGTGACGGTGTCGGTGACGTACCCGGTCCGGCCCGGCAGCGAACTCGAGTCACTCGTCTGGGCCTGGCCTTTGCCGCCGTAGAAGTCGAACTCCCGGTAGACCCAGGCCGCACCGACGCCGAAGACGAGTGCGAGCCCCGCGAGGACAAGCGGCGCGGCGGCCGGCGGAAACAGGAGTCCGATCGCGCCCGCACCGATCAGCGCGACGCCGACGACGATGAAGTGTGCGCCGGGAGAGACGGCCTCGAGCGCCATGAGCACGAGTCCTGCCGCCAGCAACACGAGCGGCACGTTGTCGAAGAGCAGCTCAAGCATGGATCGGACTAGGGTCTCGCCCCGATTAAGTGTTTACAGAGCGAGGAAAACCAGTCTCACACCACGAGAAACAGGACCCGAACCAGCACGACCGTCATCGCGATCGCCCCGAGCAACACGAACAGCGCGTTCTCGAGGCTCGGGTCCCCCGGTTCGACGACCGCGGAGTTCGGCTCGGGACCGACGGCATCGTCCGCTTCGTCGTCCGTGTCGTCCTCGAGATCGACCGGAAACCGGTCGGTGTCGTCGTCGTCGTCGAATCGATCGCGAGCGGACTTGCCGGCGTCGGTCGGCGACGGATCCACGGGCTCTCGGATACTCGAGTCCGCTGTCGGCCCGTCGGGGTCGGCCCGACCGCCGTTTCGTCCCTCGTCCGACCCGGACGCATCTCCTGCCATGTGACTCTGTAGTGTCCCGTCACGCAAAAACCCGCCGTCTACCGACGGTCCGACGAACGGACGTCTGCCGAGTCAGCTTGTGGTCACCGATCGCTCGAGGATGCCGTCGTAGACGACGCCTCGTTCGGCGTCGATCGTCACAGCCGTCCCCGCCTCGAGCTCCGAGAGATCTACGCCGCTTACCATGGGAACCTCCAGCTCGCGAGCGATAAGCGCCGGATATCCCGTCATGCCGCGCTGAGGGTCGACGATACCTGCAATCTTCGAGAGGTCGCCGTCGAACTGGTCGTCGAACGACGGGGCTAGCGCGAGGATCGCACCGTCGGGGACGTCCGAGAGGTCGCCGTCGGAGACGTGAACGATCGATCCCGAGACTCGTCCCTCGACGACCGGCCGGCCAGTCGCGAGCTCCTCGGCGGCGACGTGGACTTTCAGCATGTTCGTCGTGTTCGCGCCCTCGAGGTGAGTCATCATGCCACAGAGGACGACGACGGTGTCGCCGCTGTCGGCGATACCAGCGTCGAGTGCCGACTGGACCGCCCGCTCGATGACGGCGTCGGCGCTTTGGTCGGCCACGTCGGCGTACAGCGGCGTGATCCCCCACGAGAGCGCGAGTCGACGGCGAATCTCGTCGTTCGGTGTCGATGCGACCACGGGGACTGTCGGTCGGTACTTCGCGGTCTTCAACGCCGTGTACCCGGAGTCGGTCGCCACGACGACGGCGTCGGCCGCGACGTCGTGTGCGAGATATCGGGCAGCCCGCGCCAGCGCGCCCGTCCGGGCCTCGCCCGGTTCCGGGACCCACTGTTCGAGCGCCTCGTCGTACTCGCTCGAGGCTTCGACCTGTTTGACGATGCGGTCCATCGCCTCGACGACCGCGACCGGGTGGTCGCCGACGGCGGTCTCCGCCGAGAGCATCACCGCGTCGGTGCCGTCGAGAACGGCGTTTGCTACGTCCGAAGCCTCCGCTCGCGTCGGCCGAGGGGATTCGACCATCGAGTCGAGCATCTCCGTCGCCGTGATCACCGGCACGCCCGCGTCCCGACAGAGACGGATGAGTCGCTTTTGGATCACCGGGACGTCCTCGAGCGGACACTCCACGCCGAGATCACCGCGGGCGACCATGGTCCCGTAGGCGGCCTCGACGATCTCGTCGATGTTCTCGATCGCGCCGGATCGTTCGATCTTCGCGACGACCGGAATCTCTACGCCCTGTTCTTCGAGCGTCTCGCTGACCGCGTAGACGTCCTCGGCGTCTCGGACGAAACTCGCCGCCACGAAGTCGACATCGTGGTCAGCGGCGAACTCGAGTTCTGCGCGGTCGGCCTCGGTGACGGCCTCGAGGTCGAGGTCGACGCCCGGGACGTTGACGCCCTGTCGGCCGGCGAGTTCGCCGCCGCTGTCGACGCGGGCGCGGACGCCGCCGTCGGCCTCGGTGTCGGTGACCGTCGTCTCGATCAGCCCGTCGGACAG contains:
- the rtcA gene encoding RNA 3'-terminal phosphate cyclase translates to MRELDGSEAGGQFVRSALALAALEDDPVRIENVRGNRSTPGLRPQHLAALETMASVCDADVTGAEVGAEAITFEPDPGSIPGGEYAVDIGTAGSITLLFQTLVPLATRLDTPLSVTVTGGTDVKWSPPLDYVRYVTLPLLARYGIEAEVELERRGFYPAGGGEATLHLSPSSLAPIELEERDELEAVRVYSTEANALEDSDVAKRQTEGALERLATDEYGLEVRDRVETTAASDCPGSALVVVIEGGRTRAGFTALGERGKPAERVGEDVADAANRFLEGDAPVDRHMGDQLLVFLALAGGRLTVPAITDHVETSLELLASFEYDVGLEDETTVVARDRPE
- a CDS encoding NAD-dependent epimerase/dehydratase family protein, with amino-acid sequence MDDALVVGGTRFIGRHLVAELLAHEYDVTLFNRGNHDNPFAEDGRVDHVEGDRTDDDALEAAARTVDPDAVFDCVAYHPADVRAATRVFEDCEAYVYVSSGAAYGREDIPKREDETPLASCTAEQATNDSRDSYGNRKAEGDRVVFAAADDGVNAMAVRPPIVYGPHDYTERFAFWVDRVRRFDRIVVPGDGTNVWHRVYVEDVASALRVVAERGEPGEAYNVGDRRIVTLERMIERLADTLETDVEVVYAGSRELAAGGIELEDYPLYRDHPHIVSTAKLAELGWESTPLSTAIDRTVAEHLESGRDGRGQGPCRDDENRVLAALDYADR
- the kdgK1 gene encoding bifunctional 2-dehydro-3-deoxygluconokinase/2-dehydro-3-deoxygalactonokinase, encoding MTDLVTFGETMLRLSPPGNERIESTSAFDVHAAGAESNVAVAANRLGADATWLSKLPDSPLGRRVVGELEQYGIDTEVVWSQTGRQGVYYLETGTSPRGTTVIYDREDAAVTTAEPTEFDAGLIKDAGIFFTSGITPALSETLRETTLTMLKTARNAGTTTAMDVNYREKLWSPAKARETLTTLFPGLDVLVIAARDAETILEYEGDPRQLAHQLGSQYDLETVIVTQGERGALAWHDNVVHDQDAYEAETVNPVGSGDAFTGAFLARRLAGDDVGRALEYGAATAALKRTLPGDVALVTASDVENILSERNVLIDR
- a CDS encoding succinylglutamate desuccinylase/aspartoacylase family protein — encoded protein: MTTTLGTASAAPGERDTGRLEVGETRDGSPIGLPVAVINGTKPGKTLYVQAVSDGDELNGLGVVRRFVPQIDPAELAGTILVVGIVNYHAFQVAEHRNPIDDTKMNRAYPGDESGTSSERIAAVTFDVATRADLALDLHQASTSRMINEARVRCGTRHRLHDRCLELAKVFGCGHVLDQKGPDGQLARAAPDEGIPTIDPELGGCVGWDERSIRIGVQGVFNVLTYYGFLEGELDPEPQTRASGFEQYGAPAGGLVTLHKDLGDEVSAGEALFEVTTPFGDPKTTVTADSDGILWRSRRLPQVATGEYVCSVGTNVDTI
- a CDS encoding ornithine cyclodeaminase family protein; translated protein: MHTVMLDSDDVDENARMPEVVRAVEEAFAAYERGDATMPPKSYIDLPQYNGDFRSMPAYLDTGEWDAAGLKWVNVHPDNPVDHDLPTVMGTMIYSDPETAFPLAVIDGTELTMKRTGAAAAVATDHLAVEDATSLGIVGAGVQSYTQLEAISAVRPIEEVVVSDVISQHVRRFEETFGEEFDVREGSVSEAGQCDVCSTVTPVEEPIVDLEDVGEHTHINAMGADAAGKHELTDDLLLEATIVIDDHEQCTHSGEINVPYSEGTLTDADIDAEIGELAVGTHEGRTDETGVTVFDSTGLAIQDVAAAHVVYERAVEAEAGTQLDMIGRKG
- a CDS encoding threonine synthase, producing MATDLYCPACETTYDAGADEPWRCGCGHALEFADRPLPSGTPRPLSRLDTSAGLWTFFEFIPIEPHVTYNEGFTPLVDAPEWNAAFKLEYVFPTGSFKDRGATTTLSRAVSLGVETVIEDSSGNAGSSIATYAARAGLDAEIYVPADVSQSKLVTIQRAGARPVRIEGSRADVTAACLEAVEGDGDGDTAPPRQSGEGWYASHAWNPAFYAGTMTFALEVAAQRGWTVPDAVVLPIGHGTLFLGAYRGFSLLNEAGIVSEMPRLLGAQAAGYAPIADEYGGTVDDVPSDLDSATDVGFGLSKRDDEPTVNDLADGIQIRDPAREAQIHEAIDATDGDAVALGEDRLETELDRLHRNGFYVEPTCAVAPAALRAYRERGALAEDDDVVVPLTGSGLKTL